In the genome of Cydia strobilella chromosome Z, ilCydStro3.1, whole genome shotgun sequence, one region contains:
- the LOC134753875 gene encoding MFS-type transporter SLC18B1-like: MDNKADERSSLIERTRSADKNDGALRSVKGSSTNGSTADSMKSSEVAVIMWERRRVSPPAAGRRRAQSWSAGPPDDVSSDIRILRERLVRTQSRPRPGAMRRLTRRQRLTLASLALVDFMSFCSISVMAPFFPGEAKAKGLSNTVCGLVFSFYAIVMFITSPFMGKCLPIVGAKFMLTAGMFIAGFCNVLFGCLVLVEDSAMFTGLCFAVRGAAALGASAYSTASYVFVVNVFPDSIGSVLGILETFVGIGMSVGPAIGSLLYSIGGFGLPFYTIGIIMVLIVPVNCLLLTDCEEVVTGSKSASVMGLFKIPSIMVTGLVIVVASNTWAFLDPTLEPHMRQLGLTTNQIGLVFLMFSSLYGIFSPIWGWVADRVHNHWCMMIWGLFLITVGLLLLGPCPYIPGLPTSVLWLDLVALAILSVSVALTLLPTFQGVLTSSIYEGGCPEALATYSAVAGVWSCCYALGEVSGPALGGALTERYGFAVGATICAVACFAVAVIALAFFSLRESSKWAMGASCSESLPRSDSTWSSGHFCTRSAPDSRLDTSPLLTPCSRSERGCSYYPYDTSTPKRLYIKHKNPNKSGSASVAETIVHILKFEFITNTLFEIRKRNQSNSSSSNAGLYQNYLGRADEEELNNNNKYNNLDNNQIKNKDRVSVDYCSYLENAIFGSSTILENVHLDNLVVKRNNKGLVSTMSNNCTDRKSTEDILRYNLEKVNFYENIESCPPMDNISKTCECKNGVTFFTGTVALSSTGACEV, translated from the exons ATGGATAATAAAGCTGACGAGAGGTCTTCATTAATAGAGCGAACTAGAAGTGCTGATAAAAACGATGGTGCTTTACGTAGTGTTAAAGGATCGTCAACCAACGGTTCTACCGCCGATTCGATGAAGTCTTCTGAAGTGGCAGTGATCATGTGGGAACGGCGCCGGGTGTCGCCGCCGGCCGCGGGGCGCCGCAGGGCGCAGTCCTGGTCGGCCGGCCCGCCGGACGACGTCAGCTCCGATATaagaatattacgcgaaag aCTAGTCCGGACGCAAAGTCGGCCACGGCCGGGCGCCATGCGGCGGCTGACTCGGCGGCAGCGGCTGACGCTAGCGTCGCTGGCGCTGGTGGACTTTATGAGCTTCTGTTCCATCAGCGTCATGGCGCCCTTCTTCCCCGGCGAAGCCAAGGCCAAGGGCCTCTCGAACACAGTATGCGGTCTTGTCTTCAGCTTTTATGCTATTGTTATGTTTATAACTTCACCGTTCATGGGTAAATGC CTACCGATAGTGGGTGCAAAGTTCATGCTCACGGCGGGAATGTTCATCGCCGGCTTCTGTAATGTTCTATTTGG ATGTTTAGTACTAGTGGAGGATTCGGCGATGTTCACCGGGCTGTGCTTCGCGGTGCGGGGCGCGGCCGCTCTCGGGGCCAGCGCGTACTCCACGGCGAGCTACGTGTTCGTGGTGAATGTGTTCCCGGACTCCATCGGCTCGGTGCTGGGCATCCTCGAGACCTTCGTCGGCATCGGCATGTCCGTGGGCCCCGCCATCGGAAGTTTGCTCTATTCG ATCGGAGGCTTCGGGCTTCCATTTTACACTATTGGAATTATCATGGTTTTGATTGTACCCGTTAATTGCCTGTTGCTCACAGACTGCGAAG AAGTAGTGACCGGATCAAAATCAGCATCTGTGATGGGGTTGTTTAAGATCCCGTCGATAATGGTGACGGGGCTGGTGATCGTGGTGGCGTCCAACACGTGGGCCTTCCTCGACCCCACGCTGGAGCCGCACATGAGGCAGCTGGGCCTCACCACCAACCAGATTGGACTTGTGTTTCTAATGTTCTCCAGTCTTTATGGAATATTTAGCCCCATTTGGGGTTGGGTGGCGGATCG GGTACATAACCACTGGTGCATGATGATTTGGGGGCTGTTCCTGATTACCGTCGGCTTGTTGCTGCTGGGGCCCTGCCCCTACATTCCTGGTCTTCCAAC GTCCGTGCTGTGGCTCGACTTGGTGGCGCTCGCGATTCTGAGCGTGTCGGTGGCGTTAACGCTTTTACCCACCTTCCAAGGAGTTTTAACAAGTTCAAT CTACGAAGGCGGTTGCCCGGAGGCGCTGGCCACGTACAGCGCCGTGGCGGGCGTGTGGTCGTGCTGCTACGCGCTGGGCGAGGTCTCCGGCCCGGCGCTGGGCGGCGCGCTCACGGAGCGCTACGGCTTCGCGGTCGGCGCTACGATCTGCGCGGTAGCTTGCTTCGCTGTG GCAGTGATCGCACTCGCCTTCTTCTCGCTGCGCGAGTCGTCGAAGTGGGCTATGGGGGCATCGTGTTCGGAGTCGCTCCCGCGCTCCGACTCCACGTGGAGCAGCGGCCACTTCTGCACGCGTAGCGCGCCCGACAGCCGGCTTGACACCTCCCCGCTGCTCACGCCCTGTTCCCGCTCAGAGAGAGGCT GTTCTTATTATCCGTATGATACGTCGACGCCTAAACGGCTCTATATCAAACACAAAAATCCAAACAAAAGCGGGTCGGCCAGTGTCGCAGAAACAATAGTTCACATActtaaatttgaatttattaCGAATACCTTATTTGAGATACGGAagagaaatcagtcaaactcaAGTAGCTCTAATGCGGGCCTATACCAAAACTACTTGGGCCGAGCAGACGAAGAagagttaaataataataacaaatataataatctTGATAAcaatcaaatcaaaaataaagATAGAGTAAGCGTCGACTACTGCTCGTATCTAGAGAACGCTATTTTTGGAAGCTCTACCATCTTAGAAAACGTCCATTTGGATAACTTGGTAGTCAAAAGGAACAACAAAGGACTTGTGTCTACGATGTCAAATAATTGTACTGATAGAAAGTCTACTGAAGACATTCTTAGATACAATCTCGAAAAGGTTAATTTCTACGAGAACATTGAATCATGTCCACCGATGGATAACATATCT AAAACTTGCGAATGTAAGAACGGTGTCACGTTTTTCACGGGAACAGTGGCATTATCTTCAACTGGTGCATGTGAAGTATAG
- the LOC134754913 gene encoding ommochrome-binding protein-like yields the protein MTMKLFLLAALLALVMAEEHKLKCKTVSVRGKIHKKDVLATGIDRPYQLSMYKHEHKIFFSFNVGKNEEDTFEIGYIKKGKKNVTAIKGVVNGFASAVDEQNHHVYLGGSKGIYKYNLKNNNERLENIVSGHNIWYMFFYKHLYFIDFPSQKLYVYKKNATEVGQVHQHKIKDKIYQYVIDKEGDQFITTDSGLYRIKEGSNERHLYSGFKLFRGAALDNTGHAYFCSNHSIYATNKNNHTLEEIAYVRNVFGITFDSQDNIVYSDPKNIVKLLPGNCD from the coding sequence ATGACAATGAAACTATTCCTGCTCGCCGCTCTCTTGGCCCTAGTTATGGCAGAGGAGcacaaattaaaatgtaaaaccGTCTCCGTGCGTGGCAAAATTCACAAGAAAGACGTTTTAGCCACCGGTATCGACCGGCCCTACCAGCTGTCTATGTACAAACATGAACACAAAATCTTCTTCAGCTTCAACGTTGGAAAAAATGAAGAAGACACATTTGAAATCGGCTACATAAAAAAGGGTAAGAAAAATGTGACGGCAATAAAAGGGGTTGTCAATGGGTTCGCGTCAGCCGTGGACGAGCAAAACCACCACGTCTACCTGGGCGGCAGCAAGGGCATTTACAAATATAACCTGAAAAATAACAACGAGAGACTTGAGAATATTGTCAGCGGTCATAATATTTGGTATATGTTCTTTTACAAACATCTTTACTTCATTGATTTTCCGTCTCAAAAACTGTACGTATACAAGAAAAACGCAACAGAAGTAGGCCAAGTGcatcaacataaaataaaagacaAGATTTATCAATATGTTATTGACAAAGAAGGTGATCAGTTTATTACAACCGACAGCGGTCTCTACCGGATCAAAGAGGGCTCCAACGAACGCCACCTTTACTCCGGTTTCAAACTTTTCCGCGGAGCAGCGTTGGATAACACAGGACATGCCTACTTTTGTAGCAACCATTCCATTTAtgctactaataaaaataaccataCTCTAGAGGAAATAGCCTACGTACGcaatgtatttgggatcacattTGATAGTCAAGATAATATTGTTTATTCTGATCCCAAAAACATCGTCAAATTACTGCCTGGAAACTGTGACTAG